AAGTCTAATAGCAACAATTAGTGTTGTATTTCTTAAGCGATTTCCAAGataaggatttttttaattttttttaatttttttttattaggttcacacaactggattaaatctgcacacataaacattgaacttatttacataaaataatacattatagaattcacccttttgggtgtgaacacatcttgcttaagagcgtttgtgcttaagataaaaatatcgttaactaatattaaattaagacaaagaaaacaaaaacaaaaaattgtgaagtaTATTTTTGTTCGTAGTAAGTAATcttagtgttttttattattgtaattggCAAAATTGTTTCGGTTCTCTCCGTCTGTATTTTATTGCACTGTTTAttgattaaattgtattttcagaaataaataataatagaaaggtCACGAATACAATCGAAGTTTTGTTGTTTGTGTACATTTCGGTTGGTCATTCGGATGCTGCTATCTCAAAAGCAAACCAAACACAGCTTCACAACAACCCCAGTCACGTACGCAAGTTTACGATAACATCCATCATATTGTTGTCTCATTATGCCTCTAAATGTGATAACACGTTAGGTCGAAGGCCATAACTTGGAACACACAGATAAATACTATTCAATGCATCGACAATACTGAACGAGGCTATTTAAGCGCTGGCGATCTCAATAGCTCTCAGTCGGCAGTTGAGTTTACGCAAACAACGTTAGGCATCACTCGCAGTCATGGAGAATGAAACTCACAGCCTTGAatctataataaacaacaactTGACCGGGCGCGACTTGGAAGAGTTCAACAGAATTCATTTTGGGCGGCGGAATAACCTTGAAATCAAACTGAAAGAATCCTCGATCGCTGCAGCTAAGGAGGCTGACTTCGACGTCGCCGCATACGCTTTCCCGGCCAAGGACGAGCAGACCCGACCCCCGAGAATTGTGAAGGTAGGAATAGTTCAGCATTCCATCGCGGTGCCCACCGATCGTCCAGTCAACGAGCAAAAGAAAGCAATTTTCAATAAAGTCAAGAAAATCATCGATGTTGCCGGCCAAGAGGGTGTTAACATCATCTGTTTCCAAGAGTTGTGGAACATGCCCTTCGCGTTCTGCACAAGGGAGAAGCAGCCGTGGTGCGAGTTTGCCGAATCAGCTGAAGACGGGCCGACCACGACCTTCCTTCGGGAACTCGCCATCAAGTACGCAATGGTGATCGTGTCCTCGATATTAGAAAGGGACGAGAAGCATTCGGACATACTTTGGAACACTGCGGTTGTAATTAGTGACACCGGAAACGTGATCGGGAAACATCGCAAGAACCACATTCCGAGAGTCGGCGATTTTAACGAATCCAACTACTACATGGAAGGTAACACCGGCCATCCTGTATTTGCGACCAGATACGGCAAGATCGCGGTGAACATCTGCTTCGGACGGCACCACGTCTTGAACTGGATGATGTTCGGACAGAACGGAGCGGAGATCGTCTTCAATCCGTCAGCGACGATCGCCGGAGAAGGCGGCAGCGAGTACATGTGGAACGTTGAAGCTAGGAACGCAGCTATCACGAACTGCTACTTCACAGCGGCCATCAACCGAGTCGGCTACGAGGAGTTCCCGAACGAGTTCACTTCGGCTGACGGGAAACCGGCACACAAAGACTTGGGCCTGTTCTACGGATCGAGCTACTTCtgcggccctgacggcgttagGTGCCCCGGTCTGTCCCGCACCAGAGACGGCTTGTTGATCGCGGCCGTAGACTTGAACCTGAACAGACAGATCAAAGACAGACGCTGTTATTACATGACCCAACGCCTGGACATGTACGTGAACAGTCTCAGCAAAGTACTCGAGCTGGATTACAAGCCGCAGGTCGTACACGAAAATGAAAAGCAATTTTAAGCGATCCCGTTCCAACATTGACCACCGAAATCTATGTATTTTGCGACGAATCTCTATGTATTCTTAAATAAACTGCCTTTCTGCTTTTTATTCTGTTAATTTTCCTATGTATCTTATAGTACACAGATGTAGGCCATGTCTCGCTATGACTATCGTTAAATTAAAGACatgcaaaaacatttttttttatgtttgaaagattactggtggttcgGAGACctatccagtttcaccaggaggtgggcgagcaaaggctcagccaggaggggtgggatttgctaacagctgtctgagcgcctctgaaggagacctaacacctcaagagcaactgcttcgcgaatgaatctactaccggatcggaatcgcaacctgctgagaagatccggcaggaaactcagcaggctaatgcatgggttaggttgcacgtcgacctctttgtcgagttcgacgagtacggttatcggggtccctaagcctgcttctagtgttagagctgaagagtTCTACTGCAAAGTTTATTGGATCGGATGGATTCCTAAGGAcgtgtcgacggtgactggctcttgCATGATCAGGAGTCGGGGAGTAGTTAGcggtggcaacgataaggcgattatcatgacaaAGAAATATTAAGCTACTCGATCGTCACGTATCATAATATGCTCATGGAATTCTGAAAATCGTTCCCGAACTGACAAAAATAACTGTACTTAATAGGATGTTGAAGAGTAGATAACgaacaaatatttacattttattttattttatttttattgcttagatgcgtggacgagctcacagtccaccgctcacagccctcctgatcttaagtggtcactagagcccaaagacatctacaacgtaaatgcgccacccaccttgcgatataagttctaaggtctcaagtatagttacaacggctgccccacccttcaaaccgaaacgcattactgcttcacggcagaaataggcagggtagtggtacctatctgtgcggactcacaagaggtcttaccaccaataattacgcaaattacaattatataaatcaatcgtgaacatttgttaagtacgtaaatatttcattagaaagacAGGTACTCGCctatgggattcgaacactagtgcatcgcaagatacgaatgcactggacgtctcatcctttagaccacgacgtcCTAAGtactaagtacgtatttcatcagagaaatacgtaggtacatcggcatcgctagatacgaacgcaccgggcgTCCTATTCTTTATGCCATGACGAATTCTACACTAAGCTACATTACAAACGccgatacttactaaaagaaattcaataattttcaacaCAATTTCTTTATGTTTGAATCAGACTTGAAATATGTGATTGAAATCTTAACGGCTGTTCAAACTAAGAAACGGCCCGACTGGTTCgcagcagaagtaggcaggatagtgatacctcggtgggagcacccgcggcgaaacctcgtcgcggtgctgggaCAGGACCTCTTTTtgcgggctgtcgtcgcccgtatggtaaagaaccggagttcgtgggaggccatggccggGTTCTGCGACTTGGTCATGGCGCTTcatgaggctgaggagcgcgaaagggaatggAATCTCttttcggctcctcagcgcagaaggcggggtaGACAGCGTGTGCGagaggccgccgctcagccctcgAAGGGACTATCGAGTGCCAGGTGCGGAGCCGCccggcactcgactgttggtccgATGTTGAAGCGGtacaaggtggctcctgtgcgccgctcacggtgtgtctcccgagatGACGTCCTTCGggcgcgcattgtgcggtaccgtgggtttcgtggagtcggagtggtggggcttgATGGGGTTTagcggtagtcggttttgcggggtagctcttgcgtggctgacgccgcgcagtgcctcgcgcgcctttttcaaggcgtagtctcctgtgagaaattgggggaggtgaaggacttcggcccttctcttctcagcttcttcctctcaggaggcgccggagtccgacataacccagtccgttacccccctcgaccgcgTATAAGTAAACGGATTcaccagcgt
Above is a window of Bombyx mori chromosome 21, ASM3026992v2 DNA encoding:
- the LOC100329149 gene encoding aliphatic nitrilase isoform X1, with protein sequence MENETHSLESIINNNLTGRDLEEFNRIHFGRRNNLEIKLKESSIAAAKEADFDVAAYAFPAKDEQTRPPRIVKVGIVQHSIAVPTDRPVNEQKKAIFNKVKKIIDVAGQEGVNIICFQELWNMPFAFCTREKQPWCEFAESAEDGPTTTFLRELAIKYAMVIVSSILERDEKHSDILWNTAVVISDTGNVIGKHRKNHIPRVGDFNESNYYMEGNTGHPVFATRYGKIAVNICFGRHHVLNWMMFGQNGAEIVFNPSATIAGEGGSEYMWNVEARNAAITNCYFTAAINRVGYEEFPNEFTSADGKPAHKDLGLFYGSSYFCGPDGVRCPGLSRTRDGLLIAAVDLNLNRQIKDRRCYYMTQRLDMYVNSLSKVLELDYKPQVVHENEKQF
- the LOC100329149 gene encoding aliphatic nitrilase (The RefSeq protein has 1 substitution compared to this genomic sequence), which codes for MENETHSPESIINNNLTGRDLEEFNRIHFGRRNNLEIKLKESSIAAAKEADFDVAAYAFPAKDEQTRPPRIVKVGIVQHSIAVPTDRPVNEQKKAIFNKVKKIIDVAGQEGVNIICFQELWNMPFAFCTREKQPWCEFAESAEDGPTTTFLRELAIKYAMVIVSSILERDEKHSDILWNTAVVISDTGNVIGKHRKNHIPRVGDFNESNYYMEGNTGHPVFATRYGKIAVNICFGRHHVLNWMMFGQNGAEIVFNPSATIAGEGGSEYMWNVEARNAAITNCYFTAAINRVGYEEFPNEFTSADGKPAHKDLGLFYGSSYFCGPDGVRCPGLSRTRDGLLIAAVDLNLNRQIKDRRCYYMTQRLDMYVNSLSKVLELDYKPQVVHENEKQF